From the genome of Proteiniborus ethanoligenes, one region includes:
- a CDS encoding aminotransferase class V-fold PLP-dependent enzyme — translation MFKNKLSIDNIRKYIVGIDKKAVLRNGQKSRYIFFDNAASTPVLLPVLEKVNEFLGWYSSIHRGTGYKSIISTAAYEDSRKIIGDFLNLDMEKNTVIYVKNTTEAVNKLSYRLGLNKEDIAIVSLMEHHSNDLPWRSKCKTVHINLLKDGSLDIKDLENKLQSYNNKVKLVAITGCSNVTGYINDIHSIAALSHRYGARIFVDAAQLAPHRNINMKGYNGDDYIDFLAISAHKIYAPFGTGVLVGPKAVFQNGEPEYTGGGTVISVSEHNVFYTAPPEKEESGTPNVVGAIALATAINVIKEIGMDKIIEHEIKLTEYFLDKLSLIPQIEIYSNTNKALIPHMAGVISFNVKHISHSFLASLLAHEGGIGVRNGCFCAHPYVHRLLNLSPRDISRIQQDLIFGKLKDIPGLVRVSFGMYNTIEEINIFIDVLKYIVENIDSLSKEYKYLESKGEYVPKAFPKDIYTEFTL, via the coding sequence ATATTTAAAAATAAGCTTTCTATAGATAATATAAGAAAATATATTGTAGGTATTGATAAGAAAGCTGTCCTTAGAAATGGTCAAAAATCAAGATATATTTTTTTTGATAATGCTGCAAGTACTCCTGTTTTACTGCCTGTTTTAGAGAAAGTAAATGAGTTCCTTGGATGGTATTCAAGTATACATAGAGGAACAGGCTATAAGTCAATAATATCAACAGCTGCATATGAAGATTCTAGAAAAATAATAGGAGATTTTTTAAATCTAGATATGGAGAAAAACACAGTAATTTATGTTAAAAATACTACAGAGGCAGTAAATAAGCTTTCTTATAGACTTGGATTAAATAAGGAGGATATAGCAATTGTCTCATTAATGGAGCACCATTCAAATGACCTGCCTTGGAGAAGCAAGTGTAAAACTGTCCACATAAATCTACTTAAGGATGGCAGTCTAGATATAAAGGATCTGGAGAATAAACTCCAAAGCTATAATAACAAAGTAAAGCTTGTGGCTATAACAGGCTGCTCTAACGTAACTGGTTATATTAATGATATTCATAGCATTGCTGCTTTAAGCCATAGATATGGTGCCAGAATATTTGTAGATGCTGCACAGCTTGCACCTCATAGAAATATAAACATGAAGGGATATAACGGAGATGATTATATAGACTTTTTGGCTATTTCTGCACATAAAATTTATGCTCCTTTTGGTACTGGAGTCCTTGTAGGACCTAAGGCAGTATTCCAAAATGGAGAACCTGAATATACGGGTGGTGGAACTGTTATAAGCGTTTCAGAGCATAATGTATTCTACACAGCTCCTCCTGAAAAAGAAGAGTCGGGAACACCTAATGTGGTTGGAGCTATTGCATTAGCAACAGCTATAAATGTTATAAAAGAAATAGGAATGGATAAAATCATAGAGCATGAGATTAAGCTAACTGAATATTTTCTAGATAAGCTATCACTTATCCCACAGATTGAAATATATTCAAACACAAATAAAGCCTTAATACCTCATATGGCAGGAGTAATATCTTTTAATGTAAAGCATATCTCACATTCCTTTTTGGCCTCCCTTCTTGCTCATGAAGGTGGTATTGGAGTAAGAAATGGCTGCTTTTGTGCCCACCCCTATGTGCATAGGCTTTTAAATTTATCTCCTAGAGATATTTCACGTATTCAACAGGATTTAATATTTGGAAAATTAAAAGATATACCTGGTCTTGTAAGAGTTAGCTTCGGAATGTATAATACAATTGAAGAAATAAATATATTTATAGATGTACTAAAATACATTGTTGAAAATATAGATAGTTTATCTAAGGAATACAAATATCTAGAATCTAAAGGAGAGTATGTACCTAAAGCTTTCCCTAAAGATATATATACAGAGTTTACATTATGA
- the rodA gene encoding rod shape-determining protein RodA: MSNKRKGLWRRFDFILLFTVIILGILGLVVLSSATASQGNMSYLKTQGVAFVLGLVCILIIMLINYETFGKLYIFIYFVSNVLLLAVLFLGTKDKGAQSWIRLGSFGFQPSEFVKIGIIISVAKFIDKNHETINKPFTLIKILFFAFVPVGLILLQPDFGTAMVFVFFIVVMLFVAGLDWKYILYSSIAGLISLPILWFSLQGYQKDRIFDFLDPTRDAMGTGYQVIQSKIAIGSGQVFGMGLYNGNQTQFGFLPEKHTDFIFSVIGEELGLIGGLALIILYLIMMYRLIRIAKTSKDIFGSVMVTGISAMMIFHIFENIGMTMGLMPVTGIPLPFISNGGTFLLSNMICIGLALSAGMKKEGLSFSRDA, encoded by the coding sequence ATGTCCAACAAACGAAAGGGACTTTGGAGAAGATTTGACTTCATTCTTTTATTCACAGTAATAATATTAGGCATTTTAGGATTGGTTGTGCTTTCTAGTGCCACGGCAAGTCAAGGAAATATGAGTTATTTAAAAACGCAGGGTGTAGCATTTGTGCTAGGATTAGTTTGTATTCTAATTATAATGCTGATAAATTATGAAACCTTTGGCAAACTATATATATTTATATATTTTGTTTCAAATGTATTGCTACTAGCTGTACTATTTTTAGGTACAAAAGACAAAGGGGCACAGAGCTGGATTAGATTAGGTTCTTTTGGATTTCAGCCATCTGAATTTGTGAAAATAGGTATAATCATTTCTGTAGCTAAGTTTATTGATAAAAACCATGAGACTATTAATAAGCCTTTTACATTAATTAAAATCTTATTTTTTGCTTTCGTTCCTGTTGGCTTAATTCTACTGCAGCCTGATTTTGGAACTGCAATGGTTTTCGTGTTCTTTATTGTGGTAATGCTTTTTGTAGCAGGTTTAGATTGGAAATATATATTATATTCCTCTATAGCTGGTTTAATAAGTCTTCCTATACTATGGTTCTCTTTACAGGGCTATCAGAAAGATAGGATATTTGACTTTTTAGATCCAACTCGTGATGCCATGGGGACTGGCTATCAGGTTATTCAGTCTAAAATAGCCATTGGCTCTGGACAAGTTTTTGGAATGGGCTTATATAATGGGAATCAAACTCAATTTGGCTTTTTACCAGAAAAACACACAGACTTTATATTTTCTGTTATCGGCGAAGAGCTTGGGTTAATTGGTGGACTAGCTTTGATTATCCTTTACCTTATAATGATGTATAGATTAATCAGAATCGCTAAAACTTCAAAGGATATATTTGGCTCCGTTATGGTTACAGGAATATCTGCAATGATGATATTCCACATATTTGAAAACATTGGTATGACTATGGGGCTAATGCCTGTTACAGGCATACCACTACCTTTCATAAGCAATGGTGGTACCTTCCTTTTATCGAATATGATTTGTATAGGCTTAGCTTTAAGTGCAGGTATGAAAAAAGAAGGCCTAAGTTTTTCAAGGGATGCTTAA
- a CDS encoding GerMN domain-containing protein — MKRKFSIILLSLILIISMSACSRLPGKDTPDIVPNDGENGAQDNIKAEKSLTLYYSDADAMNLVKKDVMVDIQDKTIEEAIIDKLKEETDDERIYPVIPMDITIINVRTEEGTACVDISSENLYGGSSQEQFIIAGIVMSLTELENIGKVQFLVDGNKVETLMGHISIDEPFTRDNIGIPVVEY, encoded by the coding sequence ATGAAAAGAAAATTCTCAATAATATTACTTAGCCTTATTTTGATCATATCAATGTCAGCCTGTAGCAGGCTACCGGGTAAGGATACCCCAGATATTGTTCCTAATGATGGAGAAAACGGAGCACAAGATAACATTAAAGCAGAAAAAAGCTTAACATTATACTACTCAGATGCAGATGCAATGAATTTAGTAAAGAAAGACGTGATGGTTGACATACAAGATAAAACTATTGAGGAAGCAATAATAGATAAGCTTAAAGAGGAAACTGATGATGAAAGGATTTACCCTGTAATACCCATGGATATTACAATAATTAATGTGAGAACTGAAGAAGGCACTGCTTGTGTAGATATATCAAGCGAAAATCTATACGGAGGCTCATCACAGGAGCAGTTTATTATAGCTGGCATAGTAATGTCTCTTACTGAATTAGAAAATATAGGGAAAGTACAGTTTTTAGTAGATGGAAACAAGGTAGAAACGTTGATGGGGCATATTTCAATTGATGAGCCTTTTACTAGGGACAATATAGGAATACCAGTAGTTGAATATTAA